A region of Aquarana catesbeiana isolate 2022-GZ linkage group LG08, ASM4218655v1, whole genome shotgun sequence DNA encodes the following proteins:
- the LOC141106042 gene encoding intelectin-1-like, with protein MLVRSLLVLSLAAATAFANKCESASLSEKKQTILNLLACWDDSSANSIISNSGYPTGGGDGYRSCKEIKNSDRYAKDGIYLLSTEDGLIYQTFCDMTTNGGGWTLVASVHENNMNGKCTPGDRWSSQQGNNLNNPIGEGNWANYATFGLPVGATSDDYKNPGYYDITAKDLSLWHVPNDTPLSQWRNSSLLRYRTDNSFFNQEGGNLFQLYKKYPLVYNVGACLANNGPAVPVVYDFGSADKTASYYSPFGAKEFTAGYVQFRAINTERAPLALCAGVKVTGCNVEHHCIGGGGFIPEGSPRQCGDFAALDWDGYGTHIGWSSTKEITEAAVLLFYR; from the exons ATGTTGGTGCGCAGTCTTCTAGTCCTTTCCTTGGCAGCTGCTACAGCTTTTGCTAACAAATGTG AATCTGCTTCTCTCTCTGAGAAGAAGCAGACCATCCTGAACCTGTTGGCATGCTGGGATGATAGCTCTGCAAATAGCATCATATCAAACTCCGGGTACCCTACTGGAGGTGGTGATGGATACAGGAGCTGTAAGGAAATCAAGAATTCAGACAGATATGCTAAAG ATGGAATTTACCTGCTGTCCACTGAAGATGGATTGATCTACCAAACCTTCTGTGATATGACAACCAATGGTGGAGGTTGGACACTGGTGGCAAGTGTACACGAGAACAACATGAATGGGAAATGCACACCAGGAGATCGCTGGTCCAGCCAGCAGGGAAACAACCTAAATAATCCAATAGGAGAAGGAAACTGGGCAAATTATGCCACATTTGGGTTGCCAGTTGGTGCAACCAGTGATGATTACaag AATCCAGGATATTATGATATTACTGCCAAAGATCTGAGTCTGTGGCATGTTCCCAATGACACACCCTTGTCTCAGTGGAGGAATTCATCTCTGTTGCGATATCGCACGGACAACAGTTTCTTTAATCAGGAGGGTGGAAACCTCTTCCAGCTTTACAAG AAATACCCTTTGGTGTACAATGTTGGAGCCTGTTTGGCAAACAATGGACCTGCTGTTCCTGTAGTGTATGATTTTGGAAGTGCTGATAAGACAGCATCTTACTACTCACCCTTCGGAGCAA AAGAGTTCACTGCTGGCTATGTCCAGTTCCGAGCTATTAACACAGAAAGAGCTCCCTTGGCTTTGTGCGCTGGTGTGAAAGTGACAGGCTGCAATGTAGAGCAT CACTGCATTGGAGGAGGTGGATTCATCCCAGAGGGATCGCCTCGTCAGTGTGGAGACTTTGCAGCCTTGGACTGGGATGGCTATGGAACACACATTGGATGGAGTTCCACCAAGGAAATTACTGAGGCAGCTGTCCTTCTCTTCTATCGTTAA